In Candidatus Hydrogenedentota bacterium, the DNA window CGCCCACTTTCAGCAGGTGGCCCGTGACCACGTCCGCAAGCGCCTCATTCTCGCGCACCCGGATGACGATGGCCAGGTCCCAGGGGCCGGCCACGCTGTAGACTTCGGACACGCCCGGAACGTCCAGCAGCGCCTCCGCCGTCTCGTTGATGGCGTCGCGCCGCACCTTGGCCAGGACAAACGCGGTTATCATGGGATGGTCTCCTCTCTGGGTTGCGCCGGGGAAACCGGGCAGCCTACCGGATGGAAATCATCCGGTCAATCGGCTTGCGGGCGCGCTGGATGATTTCCCCGTCCAGGTTCACCTGGTAACGGAGATTGCGCAGGCCGTCCAGGGTGTCCTCCAGGGTGATGGTGTTCATGTGCTTGCAGCGCAGGCTGCACGCCCGCACCATCTCCCGGTGGGGGAACTCGGCGGCGAGGTTGTCGCCCATCGAGCATTCGGTGAACAGGGCGTAGCGCGGCTTCTCCACATCCCGCACATAGTCCACCATCAGCTTGGTGCTCCCCGAAACGTCCACCTTGGCGATGACCTCGGGGCTGCACTCGGGATGGGCCAGAATCACCGCGTCGGGATACTGTTGCCGCACGTTGTCCACATCCTGCGGGGTGAACAGTTCGTGCACCTCGCACTTGGCGCGCCAGCCGATCACCGCGGGCTCGTCCGCGGGCAGCGCGTCATAGTCCGCGTCGCCGTCGTCGGCGGAGAAATACCGCACGCCCATCTGGGCCGCCGTGTTCCGCGCGAGAAACTGGTCCGGCAGGAAAATGATCCGCCTGTGGCCCTGGTCCAGCAGGTGGCGCACCACCTTGTCCGCGTTGCCGGAGGTGCAGCAGTAGTCGGACTCGGCCTTCACGTCGGCGTAGGTGTTCACATACGTGATTACCGGCGCGCCGGGGAAGCGTTTCTTCAGGGTGACGACGTCCTTCGCCGTAATC includes these proteins:
- a CDS encoding Lrp/AsnC ligand binding domain-containing protein, with product MITAFVLAKVRRDAINETAEALLDVPGVSEVYSVAGPWDLAIVIRVRENEALADVVTGHLLKVGGITDSTTLIGFRAYSRHDLDRLFTVGFEEK
- the nadA gene encoding quinolinate synthase NadA, which codes for MADTSTAKAAPSIDDTLALMRARLHKVIPDFEIQAKAELAHQINLLKREMNAVILGHNYMEPALYHSVPDYTGDSLQLSVVASKTEAEIIVFCGVWFMGETAKILNPSKTVLVPSEKAGCSLAEGITAKDVVTLKKRFPGAPVITYVNTYADVKAESDYCCTSGNADKVVRHLLDQGHRRIIFLPDQFLARNTAAQMGVRYFSADDGDADYDALPADEPAVIGWRAKCEVHELFTPQDVDNVRQQYPDAVILAHPECSPEVIAKVDVSGSTKLMVDYVRDVEKPRYALFTECSMGDNLAAEFPHREMVRACSLRCKHMNTITLEDTLDGLRNLRYQVNLDGEIIQRARKPIDRMISIR